A genomic stretch from Aedes albopictus strain Foshan chromosome 2, AalbF5, whole genome shotgun sequence includes:
- the LOC109430796 gene encoding polyadenylate-binding protein 1 encodes LWRAQKNNERQKGLTRHFQQQKMNRPIRYQGVNLYVKNLDDSIDDERLREEFSPFGTITSAKVMLERGRSKGFGFVCFSAPDEASKAISEMNGRIVGSKPLFVALSQRKDDRRAAMQFAANMRMHHMRQNNQSTGDGSYQLTPLNPSPGDIHNNQKLFRAYLNQNTVTATAAGGAHPSMGSSITLYEYRQAAKARSNPNPPDRTVTDQQASGNSAILVKGQEPLTVAMLANASPDEQKQMLGERLYALIEPMYPTIAGKITGMLLEVENSELIYLLEHSEQLKAMVDEAASVLHAHQQETQQQ; translated from the coding sequence CTCTGGAGGGCCCAGAAGAATAACGAACGTCAAAAGGGGCTAACGCGACATTTCCAACAGCAGAAGATGAACCGTCCAATTCGTTATCAGGGTGTCAATCTCTACGTTAAGAACTTGGATGACTCTATCGACGATGAGCGTTTGCGTGAGGAGTTCTCTCCATTTGGAACAATTACATCCGCCAAGGTAATGTTAGAAAGGGGGCGTTCGAAGGGCTTCGGTTTCGTTTGTTTCTCTGCCCCAGATGAAGCTTCAAAGGCCATTAGCGAGATGAATGGACGCATCGTTGGAAGCAAACCGTTGTTTGTAGCGCTTTCTCAACGTAAAGACGATCGTAGAGCGGCGATGCAATTCGCGGCGAATATGCGTATGCACCATATGAGACAAAACAACCAATCGACTGGTGACGGCAGTTATCAACTAACACCACTTAATCCATCGCCTGGGGACATCCACAACAATCAAAAACTGTTTCGTGCTTACTTGAATCAAAATACTGTAACTGCTACTGCTGCAGGAGGAGCTCACCCGTCTATGGGAAGCTCTATTACTTTGTATGAATACCGGCAAGCGGCGAAGGCCCGTTCCAATCCTAACCCGCCGGATCGTACAGTTACTGATCAACAAGCATCCGGTAATTCGGCCATCCTTGTGAAAGGACAAGAGCCactcacggtcgccatgttagcTAATGCGTCACCCGATGAACAAAAGCAGATGCTTGGAGAGCGCCTATACGCATTGATCGAGCCAATGTATCCAACGATTGCGGGTAAGATTACTGGAATGTTACTGGAGGTCGAGAACTCAGAGTTAATTTACTTGTTGGAGCACAGTGAACAGTTGAAGGCTATGGTCGATGAAGCAGCTAGTGTATTGCATGCGCATCAGCAGGAAACTCAGCAACAGTAG
- the LOC109424164 gene encoding gelsolin-related protein of 125 kDa has product MDNYGTMNNSYGNIVYSGQISEITQLQNQTVQYQYQQQEQQQYFDGLKENQYQGRETIIANTVTAQAPGTYVEQVNYQTTEQGYSVAMEQPAPVENHDGQVETLDENHQTTAEVQEPVTEEPAVDTNGQQEEHMEEEHLEEEKEASEDKKDEVENAEEEPKEDTTDKPAVEDNKDETKEEVKEEEVKDEAGKAKVVRRKDGTPADLDICRVCQSKEELGDIFEFETSVRICDLIMKLCTNVRIAERDHLPHKICKSCVEKLRIAHDFKTLCENTDKELRQTLKRSYKSRRTTDFVIVNCPMSDEDKSDEEPQDDDEYKVSQSEVESEPVTSDDSFAPSPKKKKTPKRRGRRQRSEPTPVEPPVKRRRGRQPGYSPKAAAAAKTSKSPVKAAVIEDTPRRRGRPPKNRSPGLANVVYIEAPDPSSSDSEDDKPIRPRKTHDCNKCDETFKTGVELKEHLQTHKGDLFPCTKCEKTFKSKVYLSNHLERHTQDEKKREEKLKAKEMKKQQQRLKEIQKRKEHEERLKRQKSQTGSAEKKKKVEASPVGTGRDLFKCVAPLTSTYWSDSFSD; this is encoded by the coding sequence ATGGACAATTATGGCACAATGAACAATTCATACGGAAACATTGTGTACAGTGGTCAGATTAGTGAAATtacacaactgcaaaatcaaaCAGTGCAGTATCAATATCAGCAACAAGAGCAACAGCAGTACTTCGACGGATTGAAGGAAAATCAGTACCAGGGGCGGGAAACCATTATCGCTAATACTGTCACGGCTCAAGCGCCCGGTACGTACGTCGAACAAGTGAATTATCAGACAACGGAACAAGGATACTCTGTTGCAATGGAACAACCGGCACCTGTTGAAAATCATGATGGTCAAGTGGAGACACTTGATGAAAACCATCAAACAACTGCCGAAGTCCAAGAACCGGTTACGGAGGAACCCGCGGTTGACACAAATGGTCAGCAAGAAGAACATATGGAAGAAGAACATTTAGAAGAAGAGAAGGAAGCGTCTGAAGATAAGAAAGATGAAGTTGAAAATGCCGAGGAAGAACCTAAGGAAGATACTACGGATAAACCTGCCGTAGAAGATAATAAGGATGAGACAAAGGAGGAGGTGAAAGAGGAAGAAGTAAAAGATGAAGCCGGCAAAGCTAAAGTTGTTCGTCGAAAAGATGGTACACCTGCAGATTTGGATATTTGCCGAGTTTGCCAATCGAAAGAGGAACTGGGTGATATTTTCGAATTCGAAACCTCCGTTAGAATTTGTGATTTGATTATGAAGTTATGCACCAACGTTCGCATTGCTGAACGTGATCATCTGCCGCACAAGATCTGCAAAAGTTGTGTCGAAAAGCTCAGAATAGCGCACGATTTCAAGACCCTCTGTGAAAATACAGACAAGGAGCTACGGCAAACGTTGAAGCGAAGCTACAAGTCCAGAAGGACTACCGATTTCGTGATTGTTAACTGTCCCATGTCAGATGAGGACAAGAGTGACGAGGAACCGCAAGATGATGATGAATATAAAGTTTCTCAATCGGAAGTTGAATCAGAACCAGTAACATCAGACGATAGTTTTGCACCTTCTCCCAAGAAAAAGAAGACTCCTAAGCGACGAGGACGCAGACAAAGGAGCGAGCCGACACCAGTTGAACCGCCGGTTAAGCGGAGAAGAGGGCGGCAACCTGGATATAGCCCCAAAGCTGCAGCCGCAGCAAAGACATCCAAATCACCTGTGAAGGCGGCTGTTATTGAGGATACTCCCCGTCGCCGTGGTCGCCCTCCAAAGAATCGATCTCCTGGTCTTGCTAATGTGGTCTATATTGAGGCGCCTGATCCCAGCTCATCGGATAGTGAGGATGACAAGCCGATCCGACCCCGAAAAACACACGACTGCAACAAGTGTGACGAAACGTTCAAAACCGGTGTTGAGCTTAAAGAGCATCTCCAAACCCATAAAGGTGACCTCTTCCCCTGTACAAAATGTGAGAAAACCTTCAAATCAAAAGTCTATCTGTCGAACCACCTGGAACGGCACACACAGGACGAGAAGAAGCGCGAAGAAAAGCTGAAGGCAAAGGAAATGAAGAAGCAACAACAACGACTCAAGGAGATCCAGAAGCGCAAGGAGCACGAAGAACGTCTCAAACGGCAAAAGTCCCAAACTGGCAGCGcggagaagaagaaaaaagtgGAAGCATCACCGGTTGGCACCGGAAGGGATCTGTTCAAGTGCGTGGCTCCGCTGACTTCCACCTACTGGAGCGACAGCTTTTCGGATTAA